The Sedimenticola thiotaurini genomic interval CGACCGCATTCTCAGGAAGAACCTGAACCTGCAGCCAACTATCAAGATTCGACCTGGCTACAAGTTCAATGTGTTTGTGAACAAGGATATGAGATTCAGAGAACCGTACCCGGCACAAGGGTAAGTAAGGAAGCGCCTGACGGAATGGAAGCCGCTCGCCCTGGGTCTAGCGGCTGCGACACCTGCCCAGTGGTGTGACTGCCGGGAGAGTCCGGCCTCGTTTTAACAAGCATAAGGAAGAAAAATATATGTCAAACTGGACGACTATCGAAGCCTGCGCACTGCTCTCCCCTTGCGCATCACTCATGCCAATACCAGCCGCAATACTGTGGGTCGCCGCACTGACGATCTTGATGTACTGGGGCAGCAAGCTGCATCCAATATTTGCGGATAAAGAGAAGAAGGATTAAAAGGCCGAAACCCCGCCTTTTACCCGGCCATCTGGCCGGGTTTTTTAGTACACGAGACAGTCGATCTTACATGTTATTCGAGAAACCTCATTCCATGGCCATAGAACGCGCAATGTCGAGTGCGTCTTCCAGGGTGCCCACCATAGATAAACAGGTAGACCGGTCCCAAGCGCCACCATCCAGGCAACGGACATCATAACGAACACCCGTAGGCCATGACTCAAACCACTGGATACGTCTAGCTTCCTGATCGGCATCGAATTCTTCACGGCTTTTTGGGATAAAGTCACCCAGACCAGGACGCGACACACGATTAATATAATCAGAATAGGACTCGACCATATCAGCCCATGAATATGACCGAATGAAGGGACGCCCCCACCAGTCATCGACCTCCTGGGGATCCCGATCATCATTAGGCGTGCTGTCAAACCCATCTCGCAAGCGAGGATTGAACGGCACCCCCTGAATCATCGGCTGGTTCTCCGGTCGATGGCAGTCCTCATAATCGTGCAAGACAACTCTCTCACCACAATAGTCGATGACGCGTAGCTCCTCGCCTTCTTCTTCGGTATCGAACAGTTGTTTGACCGGGGCCGTGAATTTCACTTCCAGGCCCACGGAACTCGGCGTACCGTCCGTGTGGTAATAATCAGTAAACTCAATCGCAGCGTAGTCGAGATAGAATCCGTCCTCTCCCACCATATCAACATTGAAGGGTAGGGAACGATCAGCAACCCTCATAAGACGATCAATCACATCCTGAACCGAAGGCTTCTCAAAAACATCGGAACTCTTAGTAACTTTTTCCATGTGCAAATCCCAAAATTGATTATTGGTGGTACGGACGCCCGTTAATCAGACTCCAAGCGGTTGCGGTTCGCTATTTCCACGTAGGTATCCAAGCGAGTTTCCAACCGAATAACCCGCCCGTCGATGCCCTCTACTTTCTCCTGCAGCTTCATATTGGCTGCATTCAGCCGCTCTACGGAATCAGTGAGTTTTACCGTGTCTTTCAATATCGACATGAATTCCTTTCCAAGGCCCATTAGCTTTGCTCTCCCAGTTTTTCGATCAGCGCGTTGCAACGCTCGGTGGTTTCGTCAGTGAGGGTGATAGCCCGGCTCAAGCTCTCCTTAGCTAGGGCCAGCAGTTCAGCGGCACCAGGCTCATCGGCCAGCAGTTTGTCGAAGGTTTGTTCCAGTGTGCGTTCGTGTAATTGAATCACCACGCGCCCATCGTCCACCTGTATATCCACCTCGCTATCACTATTAAACCCGGCAGCGGCCAGCACCTTTGCCGGCAAGCGGATCGCCGAGCTGTTGCCCCATTTCTGTATTTTGCCCTGTGCTTCCATGGATTCCCCCTATAAGGTATCTACATATGTAGATACTATAATACCCACACCAATGTGTCAACATATGTATCTACATTAGAATAAAGATAACTGCGATAAACCGTCAGAGGGCGAGGCAGTAACGGCCTCAGCAACCGCCTTCTTGATAGCCGGATGGTCCGCCGGCGTCGGCTGCTCCGGAAGATCGCGCCGGGAATAATGGCAAACAGTCTGCCAGGCGGCAGGATCACCCAGGGTGTTGCCCTGGTAGGAAACCAACTCGCCAAGGCCGAGCTGATTTACATACAACGAGGAAAGCACCTGTACC includes:
- a CDS encoding AbrB/MazE/SpoVT family DNA-binding domain-containing protein produces the protein MEAQGKIQKWGNSSAIRLPAKVLAAAGFNSDSEVDIQVDDGRVVIQLHERTLEQTFDKLLADEPGAAELLALAKESLSRAITLTDETTERCNALIEKLGEQS